One segment of Castanea sativa cultivar Marrone di Chiusa Pesio chromosome 3, ASM4071231v1 DNA contains the following:
- the LOC142626680 gene encoding type IV inositol polyphosphate 5-phosphatase 9: MKREVMWPRLVANKFLRKTLGSNNFVTDFPGNIEGILEIPSSDQTSPRPKTIFNHRNDVHKVFVSTWNVGGIAPHDALNIEDLLDTCNNSCDIYVIGFQEIVPLRASNVLGSEKSKISMKWNSLIREALNKKIHSREHEQNNHLQESVKNAKNGKSIEISIPQEFQCIISKQMVGIMISVWVRNDLRPFIKHPSVSCVGCGIMSCLGNKGAVSVRFQLHGTNLCFVCSHLASGGREGDEKYRNSDVAEIFSRTSFPRGPLLDLPRKILDHDQVIFLGDLNYRISLPEATTRLLTNREEWNALQENDQLRMELRDGQIFQGWQEGIIKFAPTYKYYPNSDSYYGCLEGIKGEKRRAPAWCDRVIWYGVGLKQHEYSRSELKLSDHRPVKAIFTAEVGVTQTLKGFQRFFLSDRFERITSHFELSDSTDEILCKGRSSLQM; this comes from the exons GACATTGGGAAGCAACAATTTTGTCACAGATTTTCCGGGCAACATAGAAGGCATTCTGGAAATTCCAAGCTCAGACCAAACATCTCCAAGACCTAAGACTATCTTCAATCATCGCAACGACGTGCATAA GGTTTTCGTTAGTACTTGGAACGTTGGTGGGATTGCACCACATGATGCTTTGAATATTGAGGATTTGCTCGATACATGCAACAATTCCTGTGACATTTATGTGATTGG GTTTCAAGAAATCGTGCCCCTAAGAGCATCAAATGTTTTAGGATCAGAGAAGAGTAAAATTTCCATGAAATGGAATTCCCTAATTAGAGAAGCTTTGAACAAGAAAATACACAGCCGGGAACATGAGCAAAACAATCATCTACAAGAAAGtgtaaaaaatgcaaaaaatggaAAGTCCATTGAAATCAGCATTCCTCAAGAATTCCAGTGTATCATAAGTAAACAAATGGTTGGGATAATGATATCGGTTTGGGTTCGAAACGATCTCCGTCCTTTCATCAAGCATCCAAGCGTCTCATGTGTAGGTTGTGGCATCATGAGCTGCCTAGGAAACAAG GGGGCTGTGTCTGTTAGATTTCAGTTGCATGGAACAAACCTATGCTTTGTGTGCAGTCATCTAGCTTCAGGAGGTAGAGAAGGGGATGAGAAGTATAGAAACTCCGATGTAGCTGAAATATTCTCTCGGACAAGTTTTCCTAGAGGCCCTTTACTTGATTTGCCGCGAAAGATTCTTGATCATGA CCAAGTTATCtttcttggagacttgaattaTAGAATTTCCCTACCAGAAGCAACAACACGATTATTAACAAATAGAGAAGAGTGGAATGCATTACAAGAAAACGATCAG CTAAGGATGGAGCTTAGGGATGGTCAAATATTTCAAGGTTGGCAAGAAGGAATAATCAAATTTGCTCCCACTTACAAATATTATCCGAATTCTGATTCATATTATGGATGTCTTGAAGGCATAAAGGGTGAAAAAAGACGCGCTCCTGCGtg GTGCGATCGGGTAATTTGGTATGGAGTGGGTTTAAAGCAGCATGAATACAGTAGAAGTGAACTAAAGTTGTCAGATCATAGACCTGTCAAAGCAATATTTACAGCAGAAGTTGGGGTTACACAAACGTTGAAAGGGTTTCAAAGATTTTTCCTATCCGACAGGTTTGAGCGAATTACAAGCCACTTTGAGTTATCTGACTCCACTGATGAAATTCTATGTAAAGGCAGATCAAGTTTGCAAATGTAA
- the LOC142629846 gene encoding cyclin-J18 isoform X1 produces MKKWMWSEQQRSSSSPLRLPLLQFLIQSAQELKVAPIVKYAALSLFFDRFYPSLSRFTQQGDDTANWLLQPIRESNLQLFSLISIWVSSKIHDSRPLSVKSLKSLGDKTITEQHFTTRDFVEAEVVLLQVLDFEIGTANNAFVFLEELYFQFKEVAKLGEVLNFEACIDIMDLLYERDETSVLYSSPRSLAASVLVASYVITVPKQRQEFPVLPWVKFVTSCKEEDIKEIVTDILKHVFEPS; encoded by the exons atgaagaagtgGATGTGGAGTGAGCAGCAGCGGTCCTCAAGCTCTCCTCTGCGTCTTCCACTGCTCCAATTCCTCATCCAATCCGCTCAG GAACTGAAAGTCGCACCGATTGTGAAATACGCCGCATTGTCTCTCTTCTTTGATCGGTTCTACCCCTCCTTGTCCAG GTTCACACAACAAGGGGATGACACTGCAAACTGGCTTTTGCAACCAATAAGAGAGAGCAACTTGCAGTTGTTTTCGCTTATTTCTATATGGGTTTCGAGCAAA ATACATGATTCCCGTCCATTGTCGGTGAAAAGTTTGAAGTCTTTGGGAGACAAGACTATCACGGAACAACATTTTACAACGCGTGATTTTGTAGAAGCA GAGGTGGTCTTATTGCAG GTGTTGGATTTTGAGATTGGTACGGCAAACAATGCTTTTGTATTCCTCGAAGAGCTTTATTTTCAGTTCAA GGAAGTGGCGAAATTGGGCGAggttttgaactttgaagcatGCATTGATATTATGGATCTTCTTTATGAAAGGGATGAGACATCGGTTCTTTATAGTTCTCCTCGTTCTCTTGCTGCATCAGTTTTG GTTGCTTCATATGTCATTACAGTCCCTAAACAGAGGCAGGAGTTTCCTGTTCTTCCCTGGG TGAAGTTCGTAACCTCATGCAAAGAAGAGGATATCAAAGAGATCGTCACAGACATTCTGAAGCATGTGTTTGAGCCATCTTGA
- the LOC142629846 gene encoding cyclin-J18 isoform X2, translating into MKKWMWSEQQRSSSSPLRLPLLQFLIQSAQELKVAPIVKYAALSLFFDRFYPSLSRFTQQGDDTANWLLQPIRESNLQLFSLISIWVSSKIHDSRPLSVKSLKSLGDKTITEQHFTTRDFVEAVLDFEIGTANNAFVFLEELYFQFKEVAKLGEVLNFEACIDIMDLLYERDETSVLYSSPRSLAASVLVASYVITVPKQRQEFPVLPWVKFVTSCKEEDIKEIVTDILKHVFEPS; encoded by the exons atgaagaagtgGATGTGGAGTGAGCAGCAGCGGTCCTCAAGCTCTCCTCTGCGTCTTCCACTGCTCCAATTCCTCATCCAATCCGCTCAG GAACTGAAAGTCGCACCGATTGTGAAATACGCCGCATTGTCTCTCTTCTTTGATCGGTTCTACCCCTCCTTGTCCAG GTTCACACAACAAGGGGATGACACTGCAAACTGGCTTTTGCAACCAATAAGAGAGAGCAACTTGCAGTTGTTTTCGCTTATTTCTATATGGGTTTCGAGCAAA ATACATGATTCCCGTCCATTGTCGGTGAAAAGTTTGAAGTCTTTGGGAGACAAGACTATCACGGAACAACATTTTACAACGCGTGATTTTGTAGAAGCA GTGTTGGATTTTGAGATTGGTACGGCAAACAATGCTTTTGTATTCCTCGAAGAGCTTTATTTTCAGTTCAA GGAAGTGGCGAAATTGGGCGAggttttgaactttgaagcatGCATTGATATTATGGATCTTCTTTATGAAAGGGATGAGACATCGGTTCTTTATAGTTCTCCTCGTTCTCTTGCTGCATCAGTTTTG GTTGCTTCATATGTCATTACAGTCCCTAAACAGAGGCAGGAGTTTCCTGTTCTTCCCTGGG TGAAGTTCGTAACCTCATGCAAAGAAGAGGATATCAAAGAGATCGTCACAGACATTCTGAAGCATGTGTTTGAGCCATCTTGA
- the LOC142629846 gene encoding cyclin-J18 isoform X3, which yields MKKWMWSEQQRSSSSPLRLPLLQFLIQSAQELKVAPIVKYAALSLFFDRFYPSLSRFTQQGDDTANWLLQPIRESNLQLFSLISIWVSSKIHDSRPLSVKSLKSLGDKTITEQHFTTRDFVEAEVVLLQVLDFEIGTANNAFVFLEELYFQFKEVAKLGEVLNFEACIDIMDLLYERDETSVLYSSPRSLAASVLVASYVITVPKQRQEFPVLPWGSPQIH from the exons atgaagaagtgGATGTGGAGTGAGCAGCAGCGGTCCTCAAGCTCTCCTCTGCGTCTTCCACTGCTCCAATTCCTCATCCAATCCGCTCAG GAACTGAAAGTCGCACCGATTGTGAAATACGCCGCATTGTCTCTCTTCTTTGATCGGTTCTACCCCTCCTTGTCCAG GTTCACACAACAAGGGGATGACACTGCAAACTGGCTTTTGCAACCAATAAGAGAGAGCAACTTGCAGTTGTTTTCGCTTATTTCTATATGGGTTTCGAGCAAA ATACATGATTCCCGTCCATTGTCGGTGAAAAGTTTGAAGTCTTTGGGAGACAAGACTATCACGGAACAACATTTTACAACGCGTGATTTTGTAGAAGCA GAGGTGGTCTTATTGCAG GTGTTGGATTTTGAGATTGGTACGGCAAACAATGCTTTTGTATTCCTCGAAGAGCTTTATTTTCAGTTCAA GGAAGTGGCGAAATTGGGCGAggttttgaactttgaagcatGCATTGATATTATGGATCTTCTTTATGAAAGGGATGAGACATCGGTTCTTTATAGTTCTCCTCGTTCTCTTGCTGCATCAGTTTTG GTTGCTTCATATGTCATTACAGTCCCTAAACAGAGGCAGGAGTTTCCTGTTCTTCCCTGGG GGAGCCCTCAAATTCATTAG